One segment of Macrotis lagotis isolate mMagLag1 chromosome 1, bilby.v1.9.chrom.fasta, whole genome shotgun sequence DNA contains the following:
- the SCGB3A1 gene encoding secretoglobin family 3A member 1 translates to MKLTVVFLMAALTVCSNSASCFAAFTIFKDFLANPPLQPPEIQNPIVKPVVESVPNPVFSNFGLLKLILRSLGIPVDHLVEGSKKCVEELGSDSVEAVKKLLGALTYFG, encoded by the exons ATGAAGTTGACTGTGGTTTTTCTGATGGCTGCTTTGACTGTATGTAGTAACTCAG CTTCTTGTTTTGCAGCTTTCACCATATTCAAGGATTTTCTAGCCAACCCCCCTCTCCAACCTCCTGAGATCCAGAACCCTATTGTCAAGCCTGTAGTAGAGTCAGTCCCTAACCCTGTTTTTAGCAACTTTGGTCTACTTAAGTTAATCCTGAGAAGCCTGGGGATCCCTGTTGATCACCTGGTAGAAGGGTCCAAAAAGTGTGTGGAGGAGCTGGGATCTGATTCAGTGGAAGCAGTGAAGAAGTTGTTG GGAGCTCTGACGTATTTTGGTTGA